The following coding sequences are from one Candidatus Binataceae bacterium window:
- a CDS encoding response regulator transcription factor, with the protein MSAASRLLVVEDETKLAANLKRGLGEAGFVVDHAPSAEAARAALAQGAYDAMVLDLRLPGQDGLDFLRELRAAGAALPVLILTARDATGDLVAGLDGGGDDYLTKPFAFSELTARLRALLRRRLIASQPVLAAGGVTIDTVRRQAMRNGRALELSPKELMVLECLVRHGGVPVTRDMIGEMVWGADYNALSNIVEVFINRLRQKIDFAGEPSLIVTVRGVGYLLRTEPPPSASKRGAR; encoded by the coding sequence ATGTCAGCCGCTTCCCGTCTCCTCGTCGTCGAGGACGAAACTAAGCTTGCGGCCAATCTCAAGCGCGGGCTTGGCGAGGCCGGCTTTGTGGTCGATCATGCGCCGAGCGCGGAGGCCGCGCGCGCCGCGCTCGCGCAGGGAGCCTACGATGCGATGGTGCTCGACCTGCGGCTGCCCGGCCAGGACGGCCTCGACTTCCTGCGCGAGCTGCGCGCCGCCGGCGCCGCGCTCCCGGTGCTGATCCTCACCGCCCGCGACGCCACCGGCGACCTAGTGGCCGGGCTCGACGGCGGCGGCGACGATTATCTCACCAAGCCGTTCGCCTTCAGCGAGCTCACGGCGCGTCTGCGCGCGCTGCTGCGCCGGCGCCTGATCGCAAGCCAGCCGGTGCTCGCCGCCGGGGGAGTAACGATCGACACGGTGCGCCGCCAGGCGATGCGCAACGGGCGCGCGCTCGAGCTCTCGCCGAAAGAGCTGATGGTGCTGGAGTGCCTCGTGCGCCATGGCGGAGTGCCCGTCACGCGCGACATGATCGGCGAAATGGTGTGGGGCGCCGACTACAATGCGCTCTCCAACATCGTCGAGGTATTCATCAACCGCCTGCGCCAGAAGATCGATTTCGCCGGCGAGCCGTCGCTGATCGTAACCGTCCGCGGCGTCGGCTATCTGTTGCGGACCGAGCCGCCGCCATCGGCATCGAAGCGAGGCGCACGTTGA
- a CDS encoding TolC family protein, whose translation MIRMLALATCALVTGALSPAAAASGGSPLTLKEAVQRALAFAPTVAAATAQSDFSAAMVGEARAPLYPSLAAESEYFQAPGYSSTITNSGLADAMLVLNYTAYDFGRRLAATRAALYQSEADQYGVGAARAQIVFDTTVAYYGLLRAQEAQRELASNAARLERYVKVIEALRQSGRAIPNDVLKIRTASNAATLDLSNAWQATTRAAAALGALVGELGAADISVTQVSGVPPWPNDDLSRNPLLEAAQRKVASAKAAAQAAMRERYPTLKLALTAGWEGINPPHTFARNGGASYDGLVSMPIFDGGLIAAHIDEARARVAAAQAQVRQVEFDLRRRLADARPRYEAARDQLALLARAQPLADDNFALTWARFLGGGEVTLLEVLDAYERAEQLRLARFDQEFAARQAAAEAALLIGAEQP comes from the coding sequence ATGATCAGGATGCTGGCGCTGGCCACCTGCGCGCTGGTTACGGGCGCACTGAGCCCGGCGGCGGCTGCTTCCGGTGGCTCGCCGCTTACGCTGAAGGAAGCGGTGCAGCGGGCGCTTGCCTTCGCGCCAACGGTGGCGGCCGCCACCGCGCAGAGCGATTTCAGCGCCGCGATGGTGGGCGAAGCGCGCGCGCCGCTTTATCCCTCGCTCGCCGCTGAGTCCGAGTACTTCCAGGCGCCCGGCTACAGCTCAACCATCACCAACAGCGGGCTTGCGGACGCGATGCTGGTGTTGAACTACACGGCGTATGACTTTGGCCGCAGGCTCGCCGCCACCCGCGCCGCGCTCTACCAGAGCGAGGCCGACCAATACGGCGTCGGCGCGGCGCGCGCACAGATCGTGTTCGACACGACGGTAGCGTATTACGGGCTGCTGCGCGCGCAGGAGGCCCAGCGCGAGCTGGCCTCCAACGCCGCGCGGCTTGAGCGCTACGTAAAGGTCATCGAGGCGCTCCGGCAAAGCGGGCGCGCGATCCCCAACGACGTGCTGAAGATTCGCACCGCGAGTAATGCCGCCACGCTCGACCTTTCCAACGCATGGCAGGCTACGACGCGCGCCGCGGCCGCACTCGGCGCATTGGTGGGCGAACTCGGGGCCGCCGATATCAGCGTCACGCAAGTCAGCGGCGTTCCGCCCTGGCCGAACGACGATCTTTCGCGCAACCCACTCCTCGAAGCGGCGCAGCGAAAAGTTGCCTCGGCGAAGGCGGCAGCGCAGGCCGCGATGCGCGAGCGTTACCCGACGCTCAAGCTCGCCCTGACCGCCGGATGGGAAGGGATCAATCCGCCGCACACCTTCGCCCGCAACGGCGGCGCCTCGTACGACGGGCTGGTCTCGATGCCGATCTTCGACGGCGGCCTCATCGCGGCGCACATCGACGAGGCCCGCGCGCGCGTGGCCGCCGCCCAGGCACAGGTCCGCCAGGTCGAGTTCGACCTGCGCCGGCGGCTCGCCGACGCGCGTCCGCGCTACGAGGCGGCACGCGACCAGCTCGCACTGCTGGCGCGCGCGCAGCCGCTCGCCGACGACAACTTCGCGCTGACCTGGGCGCGCTTTCTGGGCGGCGGCGAGGTCACATTGCTCGAAGTGCTCGACGCCTACGAGCGCGCCGAGCAGTTGCGCCTGGCGCGCTTCGACCAGGAGTTTGCCGCGCGCCAGGCCGCGGCTGAAGCGGCGTTGCTGATCGGCGCCGAGCAGCCGTGA
- a CDS encoding efflux RND transporter periplasmic adaptor subunit → MLSGALATSALVVTLAATGCRGRAVPNDEAELQTAPSPVLAVSAARAAIMPLHEEVTLLGTTAALRHLTLRAPAAGRVLGLELQSGDRVRRGEVVAHIISREEEAAQAGVDVARRIDPREAAALASSVKRYAAGAGIAVRVPENAVVAQRLVSPGQLVNNLDPLVDLVDPASIYVEAQVPINKLGAIKPGMEATVSSPLSPGKRYPARIIALSPSFATGGTIAPARVAFTGDSRIAEAGAAVEVHVTTAYAPAALAIPTAALFQDAARGGYYVFAVGPDGRAHRTAVAVGIHTRDSVQITRGLKPGELVITSGGYALSDGLRVSATVAPPLAAAGRQASPDSQPAGRSE, encoded by the coding sequence GTGTTATCCGGCGCACTCGCGACGTCCGCGCTCGTGGTTACGCTTGCGGCCACCGGATGCCGCGGGCGCGCCGTCCCGAACGACGAGGCGGAGCTTCAGACCGCTCCCAGTCCAGTGCTCGCGGTGAGCGCGGCGCGCGCCGCGATTATGCCGCTGCACGAGGAAGTGACGCTGCTCGGCACCACTGCGGCGCTGCGCCATCTGACGCTGCGCGCGCCGGCGGCCGGGCGCGTACTCGGACTCGAATTGCAAAGCGGCGATCGGGTGCGCCGCGGCGAGGTCGTCGCGCACATCATCAGCCGCGAGGAAGAAGCCGCGCAGGCGGGCGTGGACGTCGCGCGGCGAATCGATCCCAGGGAGGCCGCCGCGCTGGCGAGTTCGGTCAAACGCTACGCCGCCGGCGCCGGTATCGCCGTCCGCGTTCCGGAGAACGCCGTGGTCGCCCAGCGTCTGGTCAGCCCCGGCCAACTGGTCAACAACCTCGATCCGCTGGTTGACCTCGTCGATCCCGCCAGCATCTACGTTGAGGCGCAGGTCCCGATCAACAAGCTTGGGGCGATCAAGCCCGGGATGGAGGCCACGGTTAGCTCCCCGCTCAGCCCGGGCAAGCGCTACCCGGCGCGGATCATCGCCCTCTCGCCGAGCTTTGCAACCGGCGGAACGATCGCGCCCGCGCGCGTCGCCTTCACGGGCGACAGCCGGATCGCCGAGGCCGGAGCGGCGGTCGAAGTACACGTGACGACCGCGTACGCCCCCGCCGCCCTCGCCATCCCGACCGCTGCGCTGTTCCAGGACGCCGCGCGCGGCGGCTACTACGTCTTCGCCGTCGGCCCCGATGGCCGCGCCCATCGCACGGCGGTCGCGGTCGGCATCCACACCCGGGACAGCGTGCAGATCACGCGCGGGCTCAAGCCGGGTGAGCTTGTAATTACCTCAGGCGGTTATGCGCTCTCCGACGGACTGCGCGTCAGCGCGACGGTCGCTCCACCTTTGGCAGCGGCCGGGCGGCAGGCTTCGCCCGACAGTCAGCCCGCGGGGCGGTCCGAATAG
- a CDS encoding DoxX family protein, translating into MDSMRNVGALIGRLLLAYIFVDSGIGKLMNPGGTMKYMEAGGLHHAVPLLFVIAVIIELIGGLMVAVGWKTELAAFIIFLFCIPVTIIFHVIPGQTLQWHKNLAFMGGLLMVAVYGGGEISIDGGRKAAGAVAPRAAA; encoded by the coding sequence ATGGATTCGATGCGCAACGTGGGAGCGCTGATCGGACGGCTGCTGTTGGCCTACATCTTCGTCGACTCGGGTATCGGCAAGTTGATGAATCCCGGGGGCACGATGAAGTACATGGAGGCCGGCGGGTTGCATCACGCGGTCCCGCTGCTGTTTGTGATCGCCGTGATCATCGAGCTAATCGGGGGCCTGATGGTGGCGGTCGGTTGGAAGACCGAGCTCGCCGCGTTCATCATTTTCCTGTTCTGCATCCCGGTGACGATCATCTTCCACGTCATCCCCGGCCAGACGCTGCAGTGGCACAAGAATCTGGCCTTCATGGGTGGGTTGCTGATGGTCGCGGTTTACGGCGGCGGCGAGATCAGCATCGACGGCGGGCGCAAGGCCGCCGGCGCCGTCGCTCCGCGCGCCGCGGCTTAG
- a CDS encoding amidohydrolase family protein: protein MAVYVDSDSHLMEPEVVWREYTPAKYRELVPQVVERDGIAYMMVEGRVFDELPIAAAGVPNGLSDLEKTVHTKWSEIPRGAMEPQARISVLDEEGLDASVLYPTIGLLYAGIRRPEVAAVTCDAYNRWVADFCRTAPRRLFGVATVPLQDVDAAVSELGRAAKLGLCAATIRPTPYNHRRLCDPAYDKFWAAAQDLGMPISVHGSFAIDTVESVCSDRYPNKDLFFSHMICHPLEQEMASMDILAGGVLERFPRLKVSFLEAGAGWMLYWLDRLDGHYEKLGRLVPWLKHKPSELFRRNCFVAYDPDETTLEYVVAAGLGDNILWGADYPHFDCLFPGALRELHEKLEGLPSEVGDRLLHSNPARFYNVDFGA from the coding sequence ATGGCTGTCTATGTCGACTCCGACTCGCATCTGATGGAGCCCGAGGTTGTCTGGCGCGAATACACGCCGGCCAAGTACCGTGAACTGGTGCCGCAGGTCGTCGAGCGCGACGGCATCGCCTACATGATGGTCGAAGGGCGGGTCTTCGACGAGCTGCCGATCGCGGCCGCGGGCGTGCCCAACGGCCTGAGCGATCTCGAAAAGACCGTACATACGAAGTGGAGTGAGATCCCGCGCGGCGCGATGGAACCGCAGGCGCGAATCAGCGTGCTCGACGAGGAGGGGCTCGACGCGTCGGTGCTCTATCCGACGATCGGGCTGCTGTACGCCGGGATTCGCCGCCCCGAGGTCGCGGCCGTCACCTGCGATGCCTATAATCGATGGGTTGCCGACTTTTGCCGCACGGCGCCCAGACGGCTGTTCGGGGTTGCGACAGTCCCGCTCCAGGATGTTGACGCGGCGGTGAGCGAGCTCGGACGCGCGGCGAAGCTCGGCCTGTGCGCGGCGACGATCCGCCCGACCCCGTACAATCACCGCCGGCTCTGCGACCCCGCCTACGACAAGTTCTGGGCGGCGGCGCAGGACCTCGGGATGCCGATTTCGGTGCACGGCAGCTTCGCGATCGACACGGTCGAGTCGGTCTGCTCCGACCGCTATCCGAACAAGGACCTCTTCTTCAGCCACATGATCTGCCATCCGCTGGAGCAGGAGATGGCCTCGATGGACATCCTCGCCGGCGGCGTGCTCGAGCGCTTCCCGCGACTCAAGGTGTCGTTTCTCGAAGCAGGCGCGGGCTGGATGCTCTACTGGCTGGACCGCCTCGACGGTCATTACGAGAAGCTTGGCCGCCTGGTGCCGTGGCTCAAGCACAAGCCCAGCGAGCTGTTCCGGCGCAACTGTTTCGTTGCCTACGATCCTGACGAGACGACGCTGGAGTACGTGGTCGCGGCCGGGCTCGGCGACAACATCCTGTGGGGCGCCGACTATCCACACTTCGATTGCCTGTTCCCCGGCGCGCTCAGGGAGTTGCACGAGAAGCTCGAAGGGCTGCCCTCCGAGGTCGGCGATCGTCTGTTGCACAGCAATCCGGCGCGGTTTTACAACGTGGATTTTGGCGCGTAG
- a CDS encoding selenium-binding protein SBP56-related protein — MLWKPDQTFYPSPRLAMQGPRERLGYVGVFNLNPGAGKHDAICVLDLDPGSPTFAKVVGRVELPGVGDEVHHFGWNACSAALCPYAAHPHVERRYLLVPGLRSSRIHVIDTKPDPRAPKVVKVIEAEELATRANYSRPHTFHCGPDAIYVSAMGTGHGDGGPGGIFLLDHESFDVLGQWEVDRGPQYLGYDFWWHLGYDVAITSEWGTPEMFENGLSLERIVKGDYGHRLHMWDLRKRRHVQEIDLGAEHQMALELRPAHDPTKAYGFVCTVISTKDLSSAIWLWQRSRGNGTWEARKVIEIPAEPAEPGLLPPPLKQFKAVPPLVPEIALSLDDKFLYASCWGTGELRQYNVSDPLKPRLTGSVRLGGIAARAPHPKGGQINGGPQMLEISRDGRRVYVTNSLYSALDEQFYPEGIRGWVAKVDVNPAGGIAVDPNFFIPFEGERPHQIRLEGGDSSSDSFCYP, encoded by the coding sequence ATGCTGTGGAAACCCGACCAGACCTTTTATCCGTCGCCGCGGTTGGCGATGCAGGGTCCGCGCGAGCGCCTGGGCTACGTCGGGGTGTTTAACCTTAACCCCGGAGCCGGCAAGCACGACGCGATCTGCGTGCTCGACCTGGATCCCGGCTCGCCCACCTTTGCCAAGGTAGTTGGGCGCGTCGAGCTACCCGGCGTCGGCGACGAAGTCCATCATTTCGGATGGAACGCATGCAGCGCCGCGCTCTGCCCCTACGCGGCCCATCCCCACGTCGAGCGCCGCTACCTGCTGGTCCCCGGCCTGCGCTCCTCGCGCATCCATGTGATCGACACCAAGCCCGACCCGCGCGCGCCCAAGGTGGTCAAGGTCATCGAGGCCGAGGAGCTCGCGACGCGCGCCAACTACAGCCGCCCACACACCTTCCATTGCGGCCCCGACGCCATCTACGTCAGCGCGATGGGCACCGGGCACGGCGACGGCGGCCCGGGCGGAATCTTCCTGCTCGATCACGAGAGCTTCGACGTGCTCGGTCAATGGGAGGTCGATCGCGGCCCACAGTACCTCGGCTACGACTTCTGGTGGCACCTCGGCTACGACGTCGCGATCACCTCCGAGTGGGGCACGCCTGAGATGTTCGAGAACGGGCTCAGCCTCGAGCGCATCGTCAAGGGCGACTATGGGCATCGCCTGCACATGTGGGACCTGCGCAAGCGGCGCCACGTCCAGGAGATCGACCTCGGCGCCGAGCATCAAATGGCGCTCGAACTGCGTCCGGCACACGACCCGACCAAGGCCTACGGCTTCGTCTGCACGGTCATCTCGACCAAGGACCTCTCCTCGGCGATCTGGCTGTGGCAGCGCAGCCGCGGCAACGGCACGTGGGAGGCGCGCAAGGTAATCGAAATCCCCGCCGAGCCGGCCGAGCCCGGCCTCTTGCCGCCGCCGCTCAAGCAGTTCAAGGCGGTGCCGCCGCTGGTGCCCGAGATCGCGCTCAGCCTCGATGACAAGTTCCTTTACGCCTCGTGCTGGGGAACCGGCGAACTGCGCCAGTACAACGTGAGCGATCCGCTGAAGCCGCGGCTGACCGGCTCGGTGCGCCTGGGCGGCATCGCCGCCCGTGCGCCGCATCCTAAGGGCGGTCAGATCAACGGCGGCCCCCAGATGCTCGAGATCAGCCGCGACGGCCGGCGCGTTTACGTCACCAACTCGCTGTACTCGGCGCTCGACGAGCAGTTCTACCCCGAGGGAATCCGCGGGTGGGTGGCCAAGGTGGACGTCAATCCGGCCGGCGGGATAGCGGTTGATCCCAACTTCTTCATCCCCTTCGAGGGTGAACGGCCGCATCAGATCCGCCTGGAGGGCGGCGATTCCTCCTCTGACTCGTTCTGCTACCCGTGA
- the grxD gene encoding Grx4 family monothiol glutaredoxin: protein MADAIERIRAAVASDKIVIFMKGNRNFPQCGFSAATVEVFEELGVPYTTVDVLADQEVREAVKTYSNWPTIPQVYINGKFIGGCDIVRELYQSGELQTMVKQALGEAARQ from the coding sequence ATGGCGGACGCAATCGAGCGGATCCGTGCGGCGGTCGCAAGCGACAAGATCGTCATTTTCATGAAGGGCAACCGCAACTTTCCGCAGTGCGGCTTCTCGGCCGCGACGGTCGAGGTCTTCGAGGAGTTGGGCGTGCCTTACACTACGGTCGACGTGCTCGCCGACCAGGAGGTGCGCGAGGCGGTCAAAACCTACAGCAACTGGCCAACGATTCCACAGGTCTATATCAACGGCAAATTCATCGGCGGCTGTGACATCGTGCGCGAGCTCTACCAGAGCGGCGAGCTGCAGACGATGGTGAAGCAGGCGCTGGGCGAAGCGGCGCGCCAGTAG
- a CDS encoding HAMP domain-containing sensor histidine kinase, whose protein sequence is MSIRLRLTIYWTAIAAAILVAAGALVIFLFSREMWGALDAALLEEADTSAATLRRAPAAGEAAAILDRLSQEKDIGPRRRVRLIVGDRVAIDYGAPNADLPAAFSDTASGERVIDGIRHRYRYAIVAFRVGGQSARLEDGVDAAPVRRAIAHLRRVSLLLIPLILALSALGGYWMSARALAPLNRIAAALGQIGPRDLARRLSYGPVRDEAARLGEEINQLLERLERASAAQARFVSEAAHELRTPLTVLRSGLEVALQKPRSAAESRAALEQALGETERLCSIAQDLLALARLEAEPGATRTAVDLREVATEAATMAQTLAQARHQRLALDAPERAVVHGSADDLRRVVLNLLDNAIKFTPERGSIEVSVFCDGGMALLAVRDSGPGIDALDLPHVFEPFYRSRGANGTGSGLGLALSREIVRIHGGAIRALNRSGGGCEVEVRLPLADA, encoded by the coding sequence TTGAGCATTCGCCTGCGCCTGACGATCTACTGGACGGCGATTGCCGCGGCGATCCTGGTCGCGGCGGGCGCCTTGGTCATATTCCTGTTCTCGCGCGAGATGTGGGGGGCGCTCGACGCCGCGCTGCTCGAGGAAGCGGACACCAGCGCTGCGACTCTGAGGCGTGCGCCGGCTGCCGGTGAGGCCGCGGCAATCCTCGACCGCCTCAGCCAGGAGAAGGATATCGGACCGCGGCGCCGCGTGCGGCTCATCGTTGGCGATCGCGTGGCGATCGACTACGGCGCGCCAAACGCCGATCTTCCCGCAGCGTTTTCCGATACGGCCAGCGGCGAGCGCGTCATCGACGGCATCCGCCACCGCTATCGATACGCGATCGTCGCCTTTCGCGTCGGCGGCCAGTCCGCGCGGCTGGAAGACGGCGTGGACGCCGCGCCCGTGCGCCGCGCTATCGCACATCTGCGCCGCGTCTCGCTTCTGCTCATCCCCCTCATCCTCGCGTTGAGCGCGCTGGGAGGCTACTGGATGTCGGCGCGGGCGCTGGCGCCGCTGAACCGGATCGCGGCCGCCTTGGGGCAAATCGGCCCGCGCGACCTGGCCCGGCGGCTTTCGTACGGACCTGTACGCGACGAAGCCGCGCGTCTTGGCGAAGAGATCAACCAGTTGCTCGAACGGCTCGAGCGCGCCTCCGCCGCCCAGGCCCGCTTCGTCTCCGAGGCCGCCCACGAACTGCGCACGCCGCTTACGGTGCTGCGCAGCGGGCTGGAAGTCGCGCTGCAGAAGCCGCGCAGCGCCGCGGAAAGCCGCGCCGCGCTGGAGCAGGCGCTCGGTGAAACCGAGCGCCTGTGCTCGATCGCGCAGGACCTGCTCGCGCTGGCGCGCCTCGAAGCCGAGCCGGGCGCGACGCGCACAGCGGTTGACCTGCGGGAGGTCGCGACCGAAGCCGCAACGATGGCGCAGACTCTGGCGCAGGCCAGGCATCAGAGGCTCGCGCTCGACGCCCCTGAGCGGGCCGTCGTGCACGGCAGCGCCGACGATCTGCGCCGGGTCGTGCTCAACCTGCTCGACAACGCCATCAAGTTCACGCCCGAGCGCGGCTCGATCGAGGTCAGCGTCTTTTGCGACGGCGGTATGGCGCTGCTTGCGGTGCGCGACAGCGGACCCGGAATCGACGCGCTCGATCTGCCCCACGTTTTTGAGCCTTTTTATCGCAGCCGTGGCGCCAACGGCACAGGCAGCGGCCTCGGACTGGCGCTGAGCCGTGAAATCGTGCGCATCCATGGGGGCGCAATCCGCGCCCTCAATCGCAGCGGCGGCGGATGCGAGGTTGAAGTCCGCCTTCCGCTCGCCGACGCATAG
- a CDS encoding efflux RND transporter permease subunit — MSRRSMIVALFAVLALSALGVLVARSIPNAVFPEFVFHRAIILADSAELPPQQMLVAVTRPLEEAAYNVAGTTLVRSTTTRGSAEIDVTFAENTDPVATYGLLGAALAEARTRLPPETTVHTRLLTTGTFPILDLSLSSHVRNLAELTDVAFYDLVPSLRRIAGVFRVEMVGAKYREYVVRLDPARMLAQGLTPEQVVAGLKAANVIASAGRILDEHRMLLTVVSGDLHRREQLLAVPLATVNGHPVYVRDIASVNLGLTEDYIRTSSEHGPAVLVGVSRTPDGDTELIAARARALLAEFRRRYPDVTFSVSYDQAALVAESVRSVRDAVVLGLILSVAVVFAFTMSLLSAVVAAIVVPCTIAITLVVMALGGLTFNMMTLGGIAAGVGLFIDDAIVMIEAVHRAHSSGVPVEAAIKSALAELSRPLVASTLTVIAVFVPLVFVSGITGLFFRALAITLGGGLAISLMLALFFTPALEQIVGRWRRPGRAPGGTFDALRAAFLAGMRPVMRFPALAPALAAGCFAAAFGLYRAAGTDYLPALDEGGFILDYITPPPSTLADTGALLERIERILNTTPEVAAFSRRTGTQLGFFLTESNRGDFSVRLRPRRSRSINQVIASVRERILAAVPGLHIEFSQVLQDLIGDLSGVPEPIEVKVFGADQEAIEATARRVAAQLRTIPGVVDVFDGIVLSSPEELITVNQAAAARYGLSADDLRATLRTVVEGTVATRLSVGDRLVDVRVRYPPDFHRDLSALSEVLLRTPVGATVPLPAVVDMRWGGEAVELDRERLRPVVHVTARLEGIDLGTALDAVKARMARMVLPAGVSLELGGLYAQQQQAFRQLALVMAGGMVLVLLTVLWEFGRIAPALATLIAALACLVGSFGALALCGITLNISSFMGVIMVAGIAAKNGILLLDRAERGVAAGFAPASALTDAAVIRLRPIMMTTLATAAGLLPLALGYGAGAKVQQPLAVAVIGGLVAAMLLSSAIAGGIYLMGTRTHARSEASEEAL, encoded by the coding sequence ATGAGCCGTCGCAGCATGATCGTCGCGCTGTTCGCGGTGCTCGCGCTGAGCGCGCTCGGCGTGCTCGTTGCCCGTTCGATTCCCAACGCGGTCTTCCCCGAGTTCGTCTTTCATCGCGCGATCATCCTCGCCGACAGCGCCGAGCTGCCGCCGCAGCAGATGCTGGTTGCGGTGACACGCCCGCTGGAAGAAGCGGCCTACAACGTCGCCGGTACCACGCTGGTGCGCTCGACCACCACGCGCGGCAGCGCCGAAATCGACGTAACCTTCGCCGAGAATACCGATCCGGTGGCGACCTATGGCCTGCTCGGCGCGGCGCTCGCCGAAGCCCGCACTCGCCTGCCGCCGGAGACTACCGTGCATACGCGCCTGCTCACCACCGGCACCTTCCCGATCCTCGACCTCAGCCTCAGCTCGCACGTGCGCAACCTGGCCGAGCTGACTGACGTGGCCTTTTATGATCTGGTGCCGAGCCTGCGCCGCATCGCGGGCGTCTTTCGGGTCGAGATGGTGGGTGCGAAGTACCGTGAGTACGTGGTGCGGCTCGACCCGGCGCGGATGCTGGCGCAGGGGCTGACGCCCGAGCAGGTGGTCGCGGGGCTGAAGGCGGCCAACGTGATCGCCTCCGCCGGCCGCATCCTCGACGAGCATCGGATGCTGCTCACGGTCGTTAGCGGCGACCTCCATCGCCGCGAGCAGTTGCTCGCCGTACCGCTCGCGACCGTCAACGGCCATCCGGTTTATGTGCGCGACATCGCCTCCGTGAATCTCGGGCTCACCGAGGACTACATCCGGACCTCGAGCGAGCACGGCCCCGCGGTGCTGGTCGGAGTTTCGCGCACGCCCGACGGCGACACCGAGCTTATCGCCGCGCGCGCCCGCGCGCTCCTCGCCGAATTTCGCCGCCGCTATCCCGACGTGACGTTCTCGGTTTCCTACGACCAGGCCGCGCTGGTCGCCGAGTCGGTGCGCAGCGTGCGCGACGCGGTCGTGCTCGGACTGATCCTGTCGGTGGCGGTGGTCTTCGCTTTCACGATGAGTCTGCTCAGCGCCGTGGTCGCGGCGATCGTGGTGCCATGCACGATCGCGATCACGCTGGTGGTGATGGCGCTCGGAGGACTGACCTTCAACATGATGACGCTGGGCGGGATCGCGGCCGGCGTCGGACTGTTCATCGACGACGCGATTGTGATGATCGAGGCGGTCCATCGCGCCCACTCCTCGGGCGTACCTGTCGAGGCCGCGATCAAGAGCGCGCTTGCCGAGCTCAGCCGCCCGCTGGTCGCCTCAACGCTGACCGTGATCGCGGTCTTCGTGCCGCTGGTCTTCGTCTCCGGCATCACCGGGCTGTTCTTTCGCGCACTGGCGATCACGCTCGGCGGCGGCCTGGCGATTTCGCTGATGCTGGCGCTGTTCTTCACGCCCGCGCTGGAACAGATCGTCGGCCGCTGGCGGCGCCCGGGCCGCGCGCCGGGAGGCACGTTCGACGCGCTGCGCGCCGCCTTCCTCGCCGGGATGCGGCCCGTCATGCGCTTTCCGGCGCTCGCGCCGGCCCTCGCCGCCGGCTGCTTCGCCGCCGCCTTCGGCCTCTACCGCGCGGCGGGCACCGACTATCTGCCCGCGCTCGACGAGGGCGGCTTCATCCTCGACTACATCACGCCGCCGCCGAGCACACTCGCCGATACCGGGGCGCTGCTCGAAAGGATCGAGCGGATTCTCAACACGACGCCCGAGGTGGCGGCCTTTTCGCGGCGCACCGGCACGCAACTGGGATTCTTCCTGACCGAATCGAACCGCGGCGATTTTTCCGTGCGGCTGAGGCCGCGTCGCTCGCGTTCGATCAACCAGGTGATCGCCTCGGTGCGCGAGCGCATCCTCGCCGCCGTACCCGGCCTGCACATCGAATTCTCGCAGGTGCTCCAGGATCTGATCGGCGACCTTTCGGGCGTGCCGGAGCCGATCGAGGTCAAGGTTTTCGGAGCCGATCAGGAAGCGATCGAGGCGACTGCGCGCCGCGTCGCCGCGCAGCTGCGCACGATCCCCGGCGTGGTGGACGTTTTTGACGGAATCGTACTGAGCAGCCCAGAGGAATTGATCACGGTTAACCAGGCCGCGGCGGCGCGCTACGGGCTGAGCGCCGACGACCTCCGCGCCACGCTCCGCACCGTGGTCGAAGGCACGGTCGCGACCCGGCTAAGCGTGGGCGACCGGCTCGTCGACGTGCGCGTGCGCTACCCCCCGGATTTCCATCGCGACCTCTCCGCGCTCTCCGAGGTTCTCCTGCGCACGCCCGTGGGAGCGACCGTGCCGCTGCCGGCGGTGGTGGACATGCGATGGGGCGGCGAGGCGGTCGAACTCGACCGCGAGCGCCTGCGCCCGGTCGTGCACGTCACCGCGCGGCTGGAGGGGATCGACCTCGGCACCGCGCTCGACGCGGTCAAGGCACGGATGGCGCGGATGGTGCTCCCGGCGGGGGTGTCGCTGGAGCTGGGCGGGCTATACGCGCAGCAGCAGCAGGCCTTTCGCCAGCTCGCGCTGGTGATGGCGGGCGGCATGGTCCTGGTGCTGCTCACCGTGTTATGGGAGTTCGGCCGGATCGCGCCGGCGCTGGCCACGCTGATTGCCGCCCTGGCATGTCTGGTCGGCAGCTTCGGCGCGCTTGCGCTTTGCGGAATCACCCTCAATATCTCGTCGTTCATGGGCGTGATCATGGTCGCCGGCATCGCCGCCAAAAACGGTATTCTCCTGCTCGACCGCGCCGAGCGCGGCGTCGCCGCCGGCTTCGCGCCTGCGAGCGCGCTCACCGACGCCGCGGTGATCCGGCTGCGCCCGATCATGATGACGACGCTGGCGACGGCAGCGGGATTGCTTCCGCTGGCGCTGGGCTACGGCGCCGGCGCGAAGGTGCAGCAACCGCTGGCGGTCGCGGTGATCGGCGGGCTGGTCGCGGCGATGCTGCTTTCCTCAGCGATCGCGGGCGGAATCTATCTGATGGGCACGCGCACGCACGCTCGCAGCGAGGCATCCGAGGAAGCGTTGTAA